The Parcubacteria group bacterium genome has a window encoding:
- a CDS encoding DUF916 domain-containing protein, producing the protein MKITLYNVIIAIFLTISLFPSFVCAEKLGIAVSESKIAFDMDIDENQNFNVKVTNVSDETQKIIVDIMDYDIGDENSIILRNDSDEQNGIKEWINIPEKEFDLPPNAGKDVSFTVHVPENASVGSHRGAVIFRMVPVGDASVKVQGQIGVHVLVNVKGNTHATGTLHWFDVPLFTTHQIIYRAQFENTGNIHYVPHGDIFLRNIVTNKKSAYDFNAEDHFVMPGKKFTFTFMQDIPSVFGVYYARARFVDGEGAIRQKSDIVMGYMFPVEIVSALCVVFFGIRQIKTYKRKRIAH; encoded by the coding sequence ATGAAAATCACATTATATAATGTCATTATTGCTATTTTTCTCACAATCTCTCTTTTTCCGTCGTTTGTATGTGCAGAAAAGTTAGGCATTGCAGTTAGCGAGAGTAAGATTGCATTTGATATGGATATTGATGAAAATCAAAATTTTAATGTGAAGGTGACAAATGTATCTGATGAAACACAAAAGATCATCGTGGATATAATGGATTATGATATTGGTGATGAAAATTCTATCATTTTGCGAAATGACAGCGATGAGCAGAATGGGATCAAAGAATGGATAAATATACCAGAAAAAGAGTTTGATCTTCCTCCAAACGCGGGAAAGGACGTTTCATTTACAGTGCATGTGCCGGAAAATGCTTCTGTAGGCAGTCATCGTGGAGCAGTGATTTTTCGTATGGTGCCAGTCGGTGATGCTTCTGTAAAAGTTCAGGGTCAGATTGGAGTACACGTGTTGGTTAATGTAAAAGGAAATACACACGCGACGGGGACATTGCACTGGTTTGATGTGCCACTGTTCACAACGCATCAGATAATATATCGGGCGCAATTTGAAAACACGGGCAATATACACTATGTACCGCATGGAGATATTTTTTTGCGCAATATTGTGACAAATAAGAAATCAGCATATGATTTTAATGCGGAAGATCATTTTGTGATGCCAGGAAAGAAATTCACGTTTACATTCATGCAGGATATCCCATCTGTTTTTGGCGTATATTATGCGCGAGCGCGTTTTGTGGATGGTGAGGGCGCAATCAGGCAGAAAAGTGATATTGTGATGGGGTATATGTTTCCGGTGGAGATTGTAAGTGCATTATGTGTAGTATTTTTTGGTATACGGCAAATCAAGACATATAAAAGAAAGCGCATAGCGCATTAG